The following proteins come from a genomic window of Aricia agestis chromosome 19, ilAriAges1.1, whole genome shotgun sequence:
- the LOC121736516 gene encoding galactose-1-phosphate uridylyltransferase, translating into MTDFDPTEHQHIRYNPLKDEWVLVSPHRCKRPWSGQTEEVVDETPQTSNQLMPGAVRATGQRNPNYTSTYVFENDFPALLEDVPSPSVADHPLFQSAQARGTCRVMCFHPDPTKTVPLMTVEEILAVIQEWVNQTSELGARYTWVQVFENKGAVMGCSNPHPHCQIWASNFLPNEARVKDRCQKEYFNKHNKPLLVDYVEQELKKKERIICENEEWVALVPYWATWPYEAMLLPRNGRPQRMTDLSAEQKNGLASIMKMLTTKYDNLFKCSFPYSMGWHGAPTGQSHSPGDSPHWVFHGLYYPPLLRSATVKKFMVGYEMLAQAQRDLTPEQAAEKLRMCSDTHYKK; encoded by the exons ATGACGGACTTCGATCCTACtg AACACCAGCACATACGCTACAACCCGTTGAAGGATGAATGGGTTCTGGTGTCTCCTCATCGCTGCAAGCGACCCTGGAGCGGGCAGACGGAGGAGGTGGTAGACGAGACTCCGCAGACCAGCAACCAGCTGATGCCTGGAGCTGTGAGAGCTACGGGACAG AGGAACCCCAACTACACGTCAACTTATGTCTTCGAGAACGACTTCCCTGCGCTTCTGGAGGATGTACCGTCACCGTCAGTCGCTGACCATCCGCTGTTTCAGTCTGCACAAGCCAGAGGCACGTGTAG ggtTATGTGCTTCCATCCAGACCCCACCAAGACTGTTCCGCTTATGACGGTAGAAGAAATCTTAGCGGTAATTCAAGA GTGGGTTAATCAAACATCTGAGCTAGGTGCTCGTTACACCTGGGTCCAGGTGTTCGAGAACAAGGGTGCCGTGATGGGCTGCTCTAACCCTCACCCACACTGCCAAATCTGGGCCTCCAACTTCCTGCCCAATGAGGCTAGGGTGAAAGACAG ATGCCAGAAGGAATACTTCAACAAACACAACAAACCTTTGTTGGTTGACTATGTTGAACAGGAATTAAAAAAGAAG GAGCGTATAATATGTGAGAACGAGGAATGGGTGGCGCTTGTGCCGTACTGGGCAACGTGGCCTTACGAGGCCATGCTGTTACCTCGTAACGGACGGCCTCAGAGGATGACAGACCTCAGTGCAGAGCAGAAGAATGGCCTGGCCTCGATCATGAAGATGCTCACTACGAAATACGACAATCTGTTCAAGTGTAGCTTCCCCTATAGCATGGGTTGGCATG GTGCGCCTACGGGACAATCACACTCTCCCGGGGATTCCCCGCATTGGGTGTTCCACGGATTGTATTACCCGCCACTACTGCGTTCTGCTACTGTGAAGAAGTTCATGGTTGGTTACGAGATGTTGGCGCAAGCGCAACGAGACCTCACACCCGAGCAGGCAGCTGAAAAACTTCGAATGTGTAGTGATACTCATTAcaagaaataa